The segment TTGGTGTATTGTGTGGAAGAAAACAAAGTGTATATGCTGGTTGTGAATGCCAGTAACATTGAAAAGGATTGGAACTGGATTCAACAGTTCAATACCAACAATGTGGAGATGCACAACATCAGCGATAAAACCTGTTTACTTGCAATACAGGGTCCAAACGCAACAAAAATTCTGCAGCCACTCACCGACATGGATATTCTCAATCTGAAATATTACACGTTTGTAAAAGGACGGTTTGCCGGAGTTGAGAATGTATTGGTTAGTGCAACAGGTTATACCGGTGCAGGAGGAGTTGAAATTTATTTTGAAGACAGCAATGGTGCCGCTGAAAAAATTTGGGATGCCATTTTCGAAGCAGGTAAGTCAGCCGGTATTAAACCGATTGGTCTTGGCGCCAGAGATACACTGCGTTTAGAAAAAGGTTTTTGTTTATACGGCAACGATATTGACGATACCACTTCGCCATTAGAAGGCGGCCTTAGCTGGATCACAAAATTCAGCAAAGACTTTACCGCAAAAGATATTTTAGAAAAACAAAAAGCTGAAGGCGTACAACGCAAGCTGGTTGGTTTTGAA is part of the Lacibacter sediminis genome and harbors:
- the gcvT gene encoding glycine cleavage system aminomethyltransferase GcvT, with translation MKQTPFTNKHIALGAKMAEFAGYNMPISYTGINDEHAAVRNNAGVFDVSHMGEFILKGEGALDLIQRVTSNDASKLSNGKAQYSCLPNAQGGIVDDLLVYCVEENKVYMLVVNASNIEKDWNWIQQFNTNNVEMHNISDKTCLLAIQGPNATKILQPLTDMDILNLKYYTFVKGRFAGVENVLVSATGYTGAGGVEIYFEDSNGAAEKIWDAIFEAGKSAGIKPIGLGARDTLRLEKGFCLYGNDIDDTTSPLEGGLSWITKFSKDFTAKDILEKQKAEGVQRKLVGFEMIDRGIPRHDYKIKDADGNEIGKVTSGTQSPSLQKAIGLGYVATAHANFDSEIYVEVRDKLLKAKVVKIPFL